AAGAGTATATTGCTTCGATGCTACActtgaaattaaagaaataataaagtagtaattaaaaagaaaaagaaaaagagagaataccaTAAGTAACATACACGGTCGTGTCACGAACAAAAAGGGACAAGGAACTCGAGAAGCGAGGAAGAACGTACTATATCaattgttattgttactattattattctaattattctaattattattattattattattattattattattaattattatatataattaacattataattatatcatcgCTGTTTGTATTACAAGtacaattattacaaaatatctttGAATTAGTAAGGTTTCAAacgagtgtgtgtgtgtatatatatatatatatatacatatatatatatgtatgtatatactaaacacgctaaagaaaaagaaaaagaagaaaaacagggaaaaaaaagaaaaaaaaaactcaagTATCTTGAATGTAAGAAGTAGCGCGCGGCCGTACGATGATTCACTTTATATTtctacattaataatatttaaaatacacaTAATAACTTTAGTGAGAAACGGAAGTTTTCCATTCcggatgaataaataaatgaaaataaaataaaataaaataaaataaaataaaaaaggtatatatatatacgtatatacacgtacatatatatatacatatatatatattgataaaactttgaaaaaaatgagaaataaaaggtACGACGTATGTCTGTATACATGTGTACAATAGTCTATAATTTTTCATGTTGTTGTACGAATTTTtaagtttatattaaaatattttgtgcattcataaaaaaaaagtaccaaTACTCGTCTCGTAATGAGTTTTCATGCCTTACCTCCGTATTCCATCTTCTTATGTAGCTTGTAATATTTtagatttgaaaataatattcatttccCTTTTCCAtgatcgttatttatttttcaaggtaatatttcaatcgaatcAGAGAATTTGTTCTTGGAATTCATCGATGAAGATCATAAGGCTTAAGAAGGatcgttatataaaaagaagaagatgcaacgaatttatatcaataatctttatttactGCTACATGGAAAATGCTACAACTTATACGTTGCATATACAAATATGCCTTTTACGAAAAAACCTAAAACACTTTcctagttttttttttgtcccaCGATTAGAACGATACACTGAGTAAATCGAACGAATCATCTCTGGGGAGTAATCAAAAACGAtgtctccttctttttattcattcttacttttattatttcttttctttatcatttatctCTAAAAAAACAATTGAAATCCCCAAagtctctttctcatttttttcttctaccctTCTCTCATATAGAGTCGTATATCTGACGATAACTTACATCATCTTCATCAAAGGGGATACTCAATGAATATGCGAAgcttatttaaagaaaaaaagaatatgagcGTGACTTTACGTTtgaataaacatatatatatacatatatatatatatacatacacatacatacatatatatatatatgtatataatagccatttattatatatatatatattttacatacatatcttatatatatataaaatatatatatatatataaaataaacaataaacgTGTAAATATAAGTGTACAATGGCTCTGTTCTTAACAGAAAAATGGCTATTTACACAAACGTCGTGTTGTAAGTTAATTGAATGAGAAAAAtctgacgatgataatgattggTCAAAGTAGATAGCCCAAAGGATAGTTTGTGaaagtacatacacacatacatatatgagcgaacgatccatcgatcaagcgagcgagcgaacaaAACGATACGTTTCTTCGACAAAAAGGATCAAGTTTGTGTAattgttattacaatattcaaTAATGATGTccaagagaaggaagaatcgCCAGTTAACGTTCTGGAACGAATCTTATATACGTTCAAACGTATCATTAATCAGAGACAAgattgaagaagaaaggaaggctCGTAGTAAAAAAATCAATGCTATCTGGATTCACTAATTGATTGGAAAAGTGGATTAGTCTGTAGCTTCGTGGAATTTAAAGTAATGGATCTTCATAGCTCTATTGTTAGGATATTTGATATTGCAACGAGGACAGGTCGCATTAACGGCACCTTCGACGACGTAAGTGGTAAGATCAGTTTCCCTATGAAAATTACTGTTATTATCGGGTTCATAAGCTGTTCCATGTACAGAAACCATGTGATTAGCTATCTCTTCTCTGCTCCAAACGTGACGATTGCAGAGTTTGCAACAGAGAATCATTGCTTTGTGCGGTAAACTTTCGGTCTTTAGAGACTGCGATTGAACCGAGTACGTAGGGTTACAGCTGGCTGTGGTACAACGACTTTTCGGGTTGTTTCTATGCTTCACGGAGAAGTGTTGTCTCAAATTTGACAATGCCGAGAACTGTTTACCACACAAATTGCACGAAATTCGACCGTCAGCGCTTGGTATAGGAACGCACTCGTTCGTCGATAGTTTACCGATCACCTTTGCTACTCTTGGTTTGTGAATCAATTGTTTGTGTTTGTACAAAACACTCATGTTCGGAAATATCTTCTTACACAAATGACAAGTAACCGGTTTCCTACCGGCATTGGTTAAATTCAAAGTATATTCCTTCGCGACATCCTCTTCTAATTCGAAgtcaattttctttgatttatattCCTCGCTAGATATTCGCAGAGTACTACTGTTCTGTGCTTGATTAGTCTGTAAATCGCTGTGGAAAGACATTCTATGTCGTTGCAACGATTGATTGCTGCTGAAGATCTTTCGACAGATGTTGCAGAAGAATTGAGCGTTCTTTCTACCGAGCGATTGGAACTTCATCGAAGCTACCGTGTTCGCTTTGTGAAGCTTCTTGTGTTTTGTCAAGACCTTCTTCGAACTGTAATGCTTGCCGCATATCTCGCAAGGGAAAGTTTGCTTTTGTAAATCGCTCAATATCGGATTCGCTTTGTGCCAATCCATGTGCGTTTTTAGGGTCTTCTGATCAGGAAAAATATTGGTACATAACTGACATTGAAGTTCGTCACCTGAAAAACTTTTCTCTGGCTTGTTACGAGCACAATGGACGTCCCACAAATGTTTCCTTAACTCAACCACGTCTTCGAATTTGCCGTCGCATACTTGACACTGGTAATTGTTCTGTGGCTTCGTAGGTGGTGGATTGGGAAAAGATTTTCTTGCCCTGGCTGGACGTTCGGGCGTTGTAACGACTAAACTGCCGACGCTGCCCTCGGCAGGAGAGAGCGAAGTTGCAGCTTTAATTTCATTGTTCAAGAAGGACCGAGTATACAAACGCGAATTTGCTCGGTTGTGCCAACCTCGATGAATCTTTAACGAGGCTTCCTCTAAAAAGACTTTACCACAAATATCACATTCTTGATTACCAGATTTATCTCCGTGAGCACTCCTACAATGGAGATCCAAATTAGCTTTGAAGGTAAACGTTTTAGGACACTGACGACACATTAACATAACTTTCGTTTTGTGATCGAGTCTCGCATGACGTTCGTAAAGCTCTTTAGTTTTGAAGGATAACGAGCAACGTATACAAGTGAAACGTGCTTTGCTGTCCTTGTGAATATTCCTAAAGTGCCTTCTCAGATTCGGATAATTGGAGAATACCTTTCCGCATATGTtacattcgtttcttcgttcgccTGGATCTGAGACCGCACTTgtgttaatagaattaattccTTGTGGACTATCGTCGAGTCGTTCGTATTCGACGCAAGAACTATTGGCATTTCTTTCTTGTGGATCTTCAATGCCGTGATCTTTCATGTGAATTTCTAAAGCACCAGCGCTGCTAAACATACTACGGCAAATAACGCACGAATATATCTTTACTTTTAGATGAAGGTTCTTATGTTCAGCCAATTTGGCTCTCGTAGTAAAATCCTGACCACAAAGATTACAAACGTATCGTTGACCCTCGACGCTTCGTCTCGATACCGTAGCTTCCTCGTTATCACTCCACGATTTTAAAGGACTCTGCCCACGATGAGGCGACATGATTGGATTACTAGCAACCTGCGGATGATGTTGATCGACGTTCATCAGTCGATGCTTCTCGTGATGCGTCAGATAATCACTCGGTGATCTGAACTTGGCGTTACATTCGAAACAAacgaattctttcttcttatgaTCGATAGTGATatgattatgaaattttttaaagacgAGATAAGTCATACCACAATGAATGCATCTGTAACAAGTTCTTACTTCCGGTGACAACCTGATACAGATTACACGATGCTTCAACAGATTAGGCTTGTATCTGTAAATCATGCCGCATAAATCGCAGGCGTGATTATGCGCTGGATCGCCGTTCTTATAAGGTCCAAGAATGACCCTATTCATCTGAGATGTTTTCGgcaacgtttctttcttcggaCACGGCAAGGGTGCCATAGGCTGTAACTTGGGTGGAGATCTCATTGGTGACATCATTTCTTCGTATTGCTTGTCCGAATGTTTCGACAGATGActcaataattcttttctgtttGGCATCGGTCGTAAACACATGTTACAAGTGAAATACTTTTCCTCCCCTTCCTTAGGTATAACCAACGCAATTTTCATAGCACACTCGAAGGATGCACTGCAGTGCAATTTGTACATAGATCGATCAGGAAATTCCGTTAAACATGCGATACAAGTGTACGGTCTTAAGTCTGGCATGTGTTGACGAATATGAGAAAGCGTATTTCTTCTGTCGGAAAAAGTTTGCTGACACGAGTAACACGAGAATGTCTTCAATTGGCTGATTATACTTTGTTGTACCTCTGTCAATGGTGCATCGTTCTCCATACTCGTTAATTCGTCCTCCACgtcttcgatcgattcttcttcgtcaGCAGACATCGACTTAGATAACTCTTTATTTTCGCATTCGTCACTATGAAATCTTTGCATGTGTCTTATATACGTGTACTtagaatgtaaatttatttgacaATGCGTACACTTTTGTTTATAAACACGAGTACCTCGGAAATGCGTATGAGGACCAcgtttcatcttctttctactGCTTGGAGTAGCCGCATTTGATTTTTGAGTCGAATCAGCTTCCATAATTCTGTCCTCTTTACCTGCAATCGCCATTGGATTCAATAGTAATTCGTTACCAGTGACAGATTCTATTTCTATCGTACAATCCGTATCATAATCATCTTCTGGCTCAGTTTTTATCGATAGACCATAAAATTGTTTATCCATTCTATGCTCCTCCCTATCTGCATTCTTCAATGGAGTCGACTGAAAAGCTTTAAATTCCTTATCTTTACCTAAGTCACGCGTCTTGTCAATTTGTACTTCTCCCGTCCTAGCTTCATCTTTAGAATGAAGTTTACTTGCAGACTTTACATGATTTACACgctgaaatgaaaattaaaaagaagttgGGAGGAGAATCTTAAATGGCAAAACTTTTTTGTATTTGAACTTACAGAGCTTGATTCATTGTTGCATTCAGATATTTTAGCGTTATCTTCGCAATAATCTATGTCCATAGGttcctcttttatatttacaacctgtttaataaagaaataattttgcgttaaaaatgttttcctCCGATGTCATCCAatcaaagaataattataataataccaCTGGGTTTGTCTGTGGATGAGTTTCTAGCCATTTCTGCAATTTGTCCTGAGAACGAAAACAAGTTTCCTTGTAGTTGTACCACTGATTTACATTGTTTACGCACGAAGAACATATCAACGTAGACACTTTGTCGGTAGATAAAATCTGAAAcaaaatacgaatatataacTTTGAAATATACTCTATTTCGATTAagtaatctttatataaatcgtCTAGACCGATGTTCTTTTACGATCCTATTGGTCGCAGTAtcggatataaaataaatgtcgtATCACTTATTTGTAAACTttgaacaaaaagagaaaacaacaTACGAATGCACTGTACCAAAGAAGAATCGTGTGGCATCAATGTATGCTTTCCactacataatataataatcctaCAAAGAAGCCTCATCCAGTTTTGAAGAAACGATTGTATTGTCATAAACATTTAATCGTGAGacaggagagaaaaaacattattaagTGTTTCTTATATCGCTCGCTGTGGACATAACCTCCAAAGGAGAAAAACTGAATTCGTTCAAAGTAGAACGCCTTACGTTATAATTCGCCGACGTAAAATCGATCTCGTCGATCATCGAACgtgtgataaaaataaaacgaacctGAAGTGATAGGCATGCCTGTATTTTAGTAACGAGTGGTACAGCAGCAGAGGAATCTTGTGCCCCGAAGATTGACGATTTCGGTTCTTCGACAGATAGACACAATCTGCACACGTTTTCAACGTTCAATAGCTCAACGATGTCGTCCATTATGGACGGCAAAACTTCTTGGTGCTTTCCGAAGCACCACTCGAACCGTCACGAATCCGTCTCCTCCTTAGGGCCAGGTTAGGGACGCAGAGTTTTGTTTGTAAGTCGACATTTGAATACGGAATCGAGCGGTCCCTTTCGGAGCGTTCCTTCCATTTAACATTCTTACCAGTAAGAACCAGTCAGAACGCTTTCAACACCGTCGTGATGATGTGCGAAACGAATTGGTATGGCAGTGCTGCCATCTGAagtaagaatataaattaatagattaaAACTTGATACACATCGAACAATTCTTGACGGATCCATggtgaaaaaaaagtagaaaaaaaattgcatacGACGATTGTTTTGAAAGGAGAGaatgtttttcttatataaaaagaaaaatcaaaccaatatttgtaattttgcGATCAGTTTTTATTCTTCGATCTTTCATTATCATACATTGTTTGTTATCCTTTGTACACATTGAACATACACCTTgtacatttacattttatatgtacACCTTATGTAACTTATATGATGCACATTTCATTTGTCCAGATACAACACGCTCGTATTCAACGATGGATTTGTCATAAAATTAGTAAAAACGAGATCGATGAAATTATTCGTACATTTGGCTTGTTAAAAAGCATATTTAAAAAACCATGCCTTAATCATCATCTATATTAATCATTTGAGCAAATGTCCGTGTTTAGAAATCGCTaggatttgaaaaaataatatccaaGGTGGTatcaaaaatttgttattgaaAAATGAGATTATAAGCTCATTAATCGTTCTGTTATCTATTTGGACCATAAATGcatcgaaatttttcaaaaagtatACTACATTCCATGTGTTTCTACTAATTCGTGTGGTCAACGTACGACGTCTCCAAATTGCAGATAATTTCTACAAATGTTCATGTTAGCATAACTTCTTCATAAATATTAGATTATCTTCAAATCGATgatcatcgatcgaaaaaacaatatttaacaaaacgaATACAATTGGTTCATTTCTTGTTCCTATTGCTAATTACTTTGTGCCATTAAcgacaatattttctattatatcacAATTTTCTCAACGAATTGTGTCAAGTCGGGGATTCCTTATAATTtgttatctttgttttttgcagaaaaaaaaaactagatTTTAGCTCGTAATGATTTTGTTTGATTATCTCATCTCGATCTAATCTACATATAAATTCCAAACTATGAATTTTGACGAGATCCATCgtcattttttactttttttcttccttttttgttttttttctttttttttttttttttttttaatttacgaacGAAATAGCAATCAAAATAAATCTCATTGCTTCTTTACATGCTCACAGTCCGTCGTGttcgaattaatgaaaatagcATATCACAATTCGACGGCCAACCAGTTCCGGTTCCCATTCCATCGTTCCGCCAATCCAAACGGTTAAAAAGATTTACGAGCGAGGGACTATAATCATGCCGCGATCAAGTTCAGGTTGTCAAACAATTAGAGTTGAAGCAAGAATTTCGTTTGGATTGTTGACGCACGTAATCCTGTACATTGAATTTCGTATCGTCTGGATCACTGCTCTTTCTAGCTTTCAATTCTCTACAAAATCAATGGAAACACATTTTTATCTTGACTAATAGATTCTAATTGATGAATTTAGTGATTAAAACGagtcgttaattaaaaaaagaagaatttttctatttcgatctaattatttgtttctttcttatataagaACAGAGTACATACCTAGCTACTGCGAGAAATGCCAATTCGACGTTGAGTCCGGTCTTGGCGGAGGTTTCCATGAAAGGAACTTTGTACTCTTGCGCCAATCGCTCGCCGTCTTCTTTCTTGACCACTCGTTCCTGTCCACAATCCGATTTGTTGCCTGTAATTCGATCGGGTCAACAGTGCGAAGCAGAGTATTTAGATCGATGGAATGACGGTAAACTCTGACTAATCGTTTCAACTGAAACACATTTTTTACGATCTTACCCTCTATAACTTCATATACCTTTGAAGTTAAACGCTTACGTacgtgtattttttatttcgtttcattttatcgcCACAAAATTAATTGCTACTTCATATCCGAACGTATTCTAAAATGCTTCTAAAATATAAGTGAAAATGAAGCGTATTTAAGATTAGTATGgtataattgtattaataataaataaaactataacTTTCATTATTCCATATTATTCCATATTACAGCATTTTCTTgtagataaaacaaaattatattatagagggttaaggaataataattctctactgccattaataataacaataacgatgatgatgatcataataaaaataataatcataaaaaattaccGAGCAACATGATAACGACGTCCTCATTGGCATGTTCCCGGATCTCGCTGAGCCAGGCTCTGATGTTATCAAAGCTCGTCTTGTTCGTTACGTCGTACAGCAATAGAAGAGCTGAAAGCAAACGCGCTATGTTTATCGACAAAGGCGATAAACAGCTAGGAATGATCTTTTGTTTGCTTTGACTCCACCGTAAAGGGAAGGAGATAAATTTCCTACGAAACAACAaggacaataataataattgcaatAGTACCATGAGCGTCTCTGTAATACGCATGAGTTACGCTACGAAATCTTTCCTGCCCGGCGGTATCCCAAATCTGCAATTTCACTCTTGTTTCATCGACGGTGACGATCTTGTtctgaaatagaaaatgaaattattgattatcaGAGTCTATTGTTTCTATtgctttttcattaattttgtcTAATGTGCGAGCAACGCGACGAGGATCGCTTTCCCATCGATTTGAATTCtgtttagaaatagaaaatatcgaagatcGTCGTAGGATACGCAGGATGGAATCTAGTTCTCACCCTGAAGTCAATGCCGACGGTAGTTATGTAGTTTCCAAATAAGAAACGACCATCGCGAAATCGAGTGAGTAGGCAGGTCTTCCCGACTCCACTGTCGCCCAATAGCATAACCTGAAGTATATGAAAGTGATAGGATAAAATAAGAGACAAGGAAGGATTATCTCGATGGAAAGAGTCGATTTTGGGattgctaaagaaaaagatatatatagtCAACCCTGTAACGTATCGTTATGAGGATGactatatatattcgttgaatcgatataagaaaaaactttcttttccaAAGTTATTCCACGATCATTGTCGTTACCAAACGATATCCTTCTGAagcattttttcattttacggTAATTGCTGGATTCTCAATAGCATATAGATATTTAAGtataacatgaaaaaaaaatagaaagaaagaataagaaaggagGACCTTGAAGAAGAAGTCAACTTGATCGGGTGTGGCTTGCCGAGCGGTCGAGTCGAGGTTGTCGAAGCGACGGCTCGGCGGGCCCAACGGATCCTGGGTCCTGAGAGAGGCGGACGAGAATCTCGATGTGTCGGCGGTGGGGACCACCTGGACTGGGTCCCGTGTATCACTGGTGGGAGTAGTCGAGCTGCTCCAATCGGTCGGCTCGCTCGTGCCGCAACGTGAGCCAAGCTTGTTACGTTTTGTCACGCTACGCACGCTTTCCTCCACGGTACTCATGGACCCCTGTTACCGGGAGCACCAAtttgctcttcttcttctcagcCACTCCTTgccgtcgtcgtcctcgtcgtcttcCTTATTCTCCTCTTACTCCTCTCGATCGTCTTGATCTTCGTCGTTGTCCCGTGCCCTTGCTTTACTCTTGCTTCTCTTCGacttt
This is a stretch of genomic DNA from Vespula vulgaris chromosome 2, iyVesVulg1.1, whole genome shotgun sequence. It encodes these proteins:
- the LOC127072635 gene encoding zinc finger protein 616-like isoform X2; the encoded protein is MDDIVELLNVENVCRLCLSVEEPKSSIFGAQDSSAAVPLVTKIQACLSLQILSTDKVSTLICSSCVNNVNQWYNYKETCFRSQDKLQKWLETHPQTNPVVVNIKEEPMDIDYCEDNAKISECNNESSSRVNHVKSASKLHSKDEARTGEVQIDKTRDLGKEDRIMEADSTQKSNAATPSSRKKMKRGPHTHFRGTRVYKQKCTHCQINLHSKYTYIRHMQRFHSDECENKELSKSMSADEEESIEDVEDELTSMENDAPLTEVQQSIISQLKTFSCYSCQQTFSDRRNTLSHIRQHMPDLRPYTCIACLTEFPDRSMYKLHCSASFECAMKIALVIPKEGEEKYFTCNMCLRPMPNRKELLSHLSKHSDKQYEEMMSPMRSPPKLQPMAPLPCPKKETLPKTSQMNRVILGPYKNGDPAHNHACDLCGMIYRYKPNLLKHRVICIRLSPEVRTCYRCIHCGMTYLVFKKFHNHITIDHKKKEFVCFECNAKFRSPSDYLTHHEKHRLMNVDQHHPQVASNPIMSPHRGQSPLKSWSDNEEATVSRRSVEGQRYVCNLCGQDFTTRAKLAEHKNLHLKVKIYSCVICRSMFSSAGALEIHMKDHGIEDPQERNANSSCVEYERLDDSPQGINSINTSAVSDPGERRNECNICGKVFSNYPNLRRHFRNIHKDSKARFTCIRCSLSFKTKELYERHARLDHKTKVMLMCRQCPKTFTFKANLDLHCRSAHGDKSGNQECDICGKVFLEEASLKIHRGWHNRANSRLYTRSFLNNEIKAATSLSPAEGSVGSLVVTTPERPARARKSFPNPPPTKPQNNYQCQVCDGKFEDVVELRKHLWDVHCARNKPEKSFSGDELQCQLCTNIFPDQKTLKTHMDWHKANPILSDLQKQTFPCEICGKHYSSKKVLTKHKKLHKANTVASMKFQSLGRKNAQFFCNICRKIFSSNQSLQRHRMSFHSDLQTNQAQNSSTLRISSEEYKSKKIDFELEEDVAKEYTLNLTNAGRKPVTCHLCKKIFPNMSVLYKHKQLIHKPRVAKVIGKLSTNECVPIPSADGRISCNLCGKQFSALSNLRQHFSVKHRNNPKSRCTTASCNPTYSVQSQSLKTESLPHKAMILCCKLCNRHVWSREEIANHMVSVHGTAYEPDNNSNFHRETDLTTYVVEGAVNATCPRCNIKYPNNRAMKIHYFKFHEATD
- the LOC127072639 gene encoding ras-related protein Rab-37-like isoform X2 encodes the protein MTGEGSVNDNVFDMEVNGSSRLTPVAAEQRSATAPSPTGYRDYKPPAEVLSNSYSTTFHTSGGFDSARANFKRDQEKEEDFAHKTILLGDSGVGKTSLLVQFDTGNFQPGNFAATVGIGFTNKIVTVDETRVKLQIWDTAGQERFRSVTHAYYRDAHALLLLYDVTNKTSFDNIRAWLSEIREHANEDVVIMLLGNKSDCGQERVVKKEDGERLAQEYKVPFMETSAKTGLNVELAFLAVARELKARKSSDPDDTKFNVQDYVRQQSKRNSCFNSNCLTT
- the LOC127072635 gene encoding zinc finger protein 845-like isoform X1; protein product: MDDIVELLNVENVCRLCLSVEEPKSSIFGAQDSSAAVPLVTKIQACLSLQILSTDKVSTLICSSCVNNVNQWYNYKETCFRSQDKLQKWLETHPQTNPVVVNIKEEPMDIDYCEDNAKISECNNESSSRVNHVKSASKLHSKDEARTGEVQIDKTRDLGKDKEFKAFQSTPLKNADREEHRMDKQFYGLSIKTEPEDDYDTDCTIEIESVTGNELLLNPMAIAGKEDRIMEADSTQKSNAATPSSRKKMKRGPHTHFRGTRVYKQKCTHCQINLHSKYTYIRHMQRFHSDECENKELSKSMSADEEESIEDVEDELTSMENDAPLTEVQQSIISQLKTFSCYSCQQTFSDRRNTLSHIRQHMPDLRPYTCIACLTEFPDRSMYKLHCSASFECAMKIALVIPKEGEEKYFTCNMCLRPMPNRKELLSHLSKHSDKQYEEMMSPMRSPPKLQPMAPLPCPKKETLPKTSQMNRVILGPYKNGDPAHNHACDLCGMIYRYKPNLLKHRVICIRLSPEVRTCYRCIHCGMTYLVFKKFHNHITIDHKKKEFVCFECNAKFRSPSDYLTHHEKHRLMNVDQHHPQVASNPIMSPHRGQSPLKSWSDNEEATVSRRSVEGQRYVCNLCGQDFTTRAKLAEHKNLHLKVKIYSCVICRSMFSSAGALEIHMKDHGIEDPQERNANSSCVEYERLDDSPQGINSINTSAVSDPGERRNECNICGKVFSNYPNLRRHFRNIHKDSKARFTCIRCSLSFKTKELYERHARLDHKTKVMLMCRQCPKTFTFKANLDLHCRSAHGDKSGNQECDICGKVFLEEASLKIHRGWHNRANSRLYTRSFLNNEIKAATSLSPAEGSVGSLVVTTPERPARARKSFPNPPPTKPQNNYQCQVCDGKFEDVVELRKHLWDVHCARNKPEKSFSGDELQCQLCTNIFPDQKTLKTHMDWHKANPILSDLQKQTFPCEICGKHYSSKKVLTKHKKLHKANTVASMKFQSLGRKNAQFFCNICRKIFSSNQSLQRHRMSFHSDLQTNQAQNSSTLRISSEEYKSKKIDFELEEDVAKEYTLNLTNAGRKPVTCHLCKKIFPNMSVLYKHKQLIHKPRVAKVIGKLSTNECVPIPSADGRISCNLCGKQFSALSNLRQHFSVKHRNNPKSRCTTASCNPTYSVQSQSLKTESLPHKAMILCCKLCNRHVWSREEIANHMVSVHGTAYEPDNNSNFHRETDLTTYVVEGAVNATCPRCNIKYPNNRAMKIHYFKFHEATD
- the LOC127072639 gene encoding ras-related protein Rab-37-like isoform X1, whose protein sequence is MSTVEESVRSVTKRNKLGSRCGTSEPTDWSSSTTPTSDTRDPVQVVPTADTSRFSSASLRTQDPLGPPSRRFDNLDSTARQATPDQVDFFFKVMLLGDSGVGKTCLLTRFRDGRFLFGNYITTVGIDFRNKIVTVDETRVKLQIWDTAGQERFRSVTHAYYRDAHALLLLYDVTNKTSFDNIRAWLSEIREHANEDVVIMLLGNKSDCGQERVVKKEDGERLAQEYKVPFMETSAKTGLNVELAFLAVARELKARKSSDPDDTKFNVQDYVRQQSKRNSCFNSNCLTT